GGGGCTGAGGGACGTCATGATGAGCCGCGGGTTGGCCTTCTTGAGCACATCATACGTGAGGCCCAGGGCTTTCAACTCGCCGGGCGCGTGGTCCTCCACCAGGACGTCCACCTGCTTGATGAGACGCAGGAATATCTGCTTGCCGGTGGCTGTGCGGACGTCGAGCGTGATCCCCCTCTTGCTCGTGTTGAAGTACAGGAAGAAGCCGCTGGTCTCCTGGTTGGGGATGTTGTCGGGGTAGGGTTCGCGCTGGCGGGCGTTATCGCCGGTGTCCGGCGGCTCGACTTTGAGCACGTCCGCTCCCATATCGCCGAGGAGCTTGCCACAATAGGGAGCCGCTACGAAGTGCCCCCATTCCAGCACTTTCAACCCTTCCAGAGCGCGTTCGGCCATGATGCAACCCTCCTACAACAGGCGGGATGTTCTACGAGCGACGCCCGCGCGCGGAAACACTCCGGCGCAAGCATGCGCAACTATACCAGACTCCATCTTTCCAGGCAAGAGTTCCGCTCCCGCCGCGCGTGCGCCTGGCATCCGCGTTACGGCTTCCGCACCCTGGGCGCCCCGCCGTGCGGGGTGCGAAAGTGCTCAACCGTGTTCCGGATGCCCTCGTCCAAGCCCACCCGTGGCGACCAGCCCAGCCCGGCGCGGGCCTTGCCCGCCTTCAGGTAGATGCGGAACACGTCGCCCGCGCGCGGGGCGTCATAGGCGGGCGCGCCGCCGTAGCCCGTCGCCGCCTGAAGCTGTACGAAGATGCGGTTCACCGACACGCCCGCCTCCGTTCCGATGTTGAACGCCTCGCCGTCGCCGCGCTCCAGCGCCAGCAGGTTCGCCCGCACGATGTCCGAGACGTACACAAAGTCCCGCTCCTGCTCGCCCGTCCCGAATATGACGGGCTGGACGCCCCGCAGCATCTTTTCGGTGAAGATGGCCACCACGCCGGCCTCCCCGAAGGGGTCCTGGCGCGGCCCGTACACGTTGGCGTAGCGGAGGACGGTGAAGCGGAGGCCGTAGAGCTGCCCGAAGAGACCCAG
This genomic window from Dehalococcoidia bacterium contains:
- a CDS encoding NAD-dependent epimerase/dehydratase family protein; translated protein: MAKVLVTGGAGFIGSHIVDGFVAAGHDVAVVDDLSAGKREQVNPRARLYQVDIRDSTALAQVFDQERPEYVDHHAAQASVAMSVKDPCRDAAVNILGSIHVFEQARRTGVRKVVYASTGGALYGEPRYMPCDEEHPVHPLSPYGTSKFAAEKYLGLFGQLYGLRFTVLRYANVYGPRQDPFGEAGVVAIFTEKMLRGVQPVIFGTGEQERDFVYVSDIVRANLLALERGDGEAFNIGTEAGVSVNRIFVQLQAATGYGGAPAYDAPRAGDVFRIYLKAGKARAGLGWSPRVGLDEGIRNTVEHFRTPHGGAPRVRKP